The sequence AATGAATGTCTGTTTTATGTTTATATAATGTATAGCAGAGTGGGGTTCTGGtctgaaattaaaacttttattgcaagaaaaataatatctgCCCAATTTTTAGGGTTGCTTCTTGTGTGGCCGTGTTTTTCACTTGTTGGAAGGCTGACATGGGCGACCTGCTTTGCCCATTTCAGGCTGGAGTTCATTCAACTTCACGAGACCTGTTACTGCCTGGTGGTGGTGAAGTTTTATAACCTGTCTTctctctggcagctgctgaACACATAAGGTTCTCTGAGCTGACAGTAGATCTGCCAGATAAGGATGGCAGTCACAGTTCTCTCTGGGCTGAGAAATACTGATGTTAGTTACCTGTGTCAGCTTGCCCAGGTGATGAGGGAAACTCCTCCCTCTGATTATTGCACTGGCCAGAATTTGCCATTTCCTCGTGACATGGTAGTTCACTTACCCAGTTTCAAAGCTCTAAACGTGAGTTAAGGATtgaaatcctttctattttttgtaCCAGTGAAAAACTAAATATTCCAGATTCAGAATATGTTTGTAATGTGTGCTTGTGTGCCCACAAAAAAGCATGGCTTCAGTATGTTGGTGTTGAAGGGAAATACTGCCATTGCAGGCAGAAGTCATGGCTGCTTAGGCCCTTCTTACCTTTCTACCCTTCACTGGATGACCTCTAAAGGCACACATTTGGCTGTGGCATTGTTTATGTGCTGTCTGTGTTCTTCAGAACTTCTCACGAGCATGATGGAGGGCGTGAAGTGCCACCTGGATAGCAGCCTGCCTCAGATACGGCGCCTGGGGATGATAGTGGCAGAGAGCATTAGTTCAAAGGTTAACACGGATGGGCCCGTCCTGCAGTTTCAGGTAAAGGTTACAGTGAaatttctctctgctgtgtgGGGCACAGAGGGAATACAAGTTTAAAACCAGGTGAGCCAGAGtgttatcacagaatggcctgggttgcgaaggagcacagtgctcatcctcTTCCAACCCCCTGatgtgtgcaggtcaccaaccagcagcccaggctgcccagagccacatccagcctggccttgaatgcctgcagggatggggcatccacagcctccttgggcaacctgttccagtgcctcaccaccctctgggtgaaaaacttcctcctaacatctaaccttCTAACACTTATTATCTGGAAGTAAGGAGAGTCAGCGATGTTTTCCAAAAGAGAGGTTGCCTGATTACAAAAAGGAATTGAAAAGCCAGGTGGATGGGTAAGGGTGGCCCTAGGGGTGTAATCTGATGGCTAAGCTTATGGTAAACTGTTAATAAGTAATGGACCACTGGAGGATTGTCACATTGTGTGAGGAAACCCCAATCTGACCTATGGGAGCTGTGAGTGGTGAGTGTGTGTTCCCTGCCGTGCTGGGAACACCTGCCCTGAGCTGAGATTTTCAGGATTGACATGGGAATCTTTGTCATGTTATTGCCAGTAGAGTTTATAAGAATTATGTGATAAAATCCCATTTGTTCCTTAAAAACCTGATTCATTCTCCTTGTTGCGTTGCCActtatgaaacattttaaagattatAAATAACATTGAGACAAGGTGTGACCAAGTACTACCATGAAGTACAGAAGGGAAGATTCCGCATGGCACTGATCTCTGTGCAGCTTTAATGTTACTGCTGGGAGTGATTGAAACAAAAGGGATCGTTGTGTGTTCAGTTGAAGATGATTCAGTCCTCATCTGCACAGTGCAGAGGGGTCAGGTGTTGCATGCTGGGCATCTTTGTCGTCTTAGAGAGCAGTAACAGTTGTTCTGAATGTCTAGTATGAAGAAGATGATGAAGCAAGAGAGCTGAAGTCCCTTCTGGTACAAGCTGCACCACTCAGTGTCCTGCCAGGCCTTCCAGACAACGAGTAAGATATTGCTCTCTTCATTTCCATGTAGCAAATACAAAAAACATACCGAGTAACTGGAAAAGTAAtgtttgatttgattttattttttttcccttgataaTCTTTAGGGGCTGCATCTGGAAAAGATGTGTTGTTTGATACTTAACTTTTTAATTCCCCTTATGCCTCTTTTGTCGATCCTTGTCCTTCCAGACAAACCCTCATCTTTTTAGTCATTCCTTGTTTGTAACCAATTTTGAACCCCTGATCattctttttgcctttctgtGTACCTTTTTTGAGTTGTACACTAGGACCATATGTGGTATTCAAGATGTCTTTTATATTCTTACAAAGCATTGCAATGCACTGTTGTTATAATgcaatataattattttaaattcacaaTTCAAATGGTAGCATGTGTTAGAATTGCTTGTTTGACAGCTGATCGTAGTGAAACCATGCTGCAGTTTCTAGGGATTTTACGTTCCCCTGCGTAGAGTTGAATGGGCCTCTCTGTCTGCATCTGAGAGATCTTTGATGTCCAGACCATCcatcagtaagaaaaatatgGAATATCTGTCAGTTGACAGATATTCCATATATTTCTGGTTCTGTGGTGCTCTTTACTTTCATGGCATCTGCTGTAGCTCCTGAAGCACTTACTCTTAACAGCAGATAAATCAATCACTTAATGTTATTAGCAAATGAAGCTGTCCAGCAGTCCAGTGAATTACAGAAGATGTAATGCTCCTGTTTTAGTGGCGTAGTCAGCACAGACAGCTGTTTAGACAGCATTTGAGAAGTAGAGAGATTAAATGACATACCAAAATCCAAAGCAATACTTTATTGCATATGTCTCTTTAGGAGTGGTTTAAGATCCTAGTTCCCCATTTGTTCAGAGTCATTGATGTCTCCAGACCAGTGTGATCCACCTACCACAGATGAGTCTTTCCTTAGCAATCCTAGGTACAACTTAGCAGAGGCAGAATGCAGCAAATGAGCAACTCAAGTTCTGTTTTCTATTACTTTTCAACTCTGAGATTCTGCTTCTCCCCTCACCCCGTTCTCTGTCCCAGGACTTCGTTCCTTGTGTGGGTGGGACAACACAGAAACGAGTATTTGTCAAGAGGCAGTGGGGCTTTGATGGTGCTGGTAGTTTTTTGCTTGTGAATACAGACTGTTACCTTATTGGTTTTATTGTTTCTCATTGCTTTCAATAGGAATGAGAATGCAGATGCTGCACTGCCACCAGTACTGGAAAGTAATAGGAAATCACCTACAGCAACGACTCATGTGATGCCAGATGAGGAGTCAGATGCTGAGCTTGATAGGTATGAGTCAAGAAACTGgtaggaaatggaaaagaaatggtaGGTTCttggagaggagggagaaaatttttttctttctgaccaGAATGAAGGAGCAGGCCTTGTTCAGCTGAGTGGTATTCAGCAGAGTAAGACATCGTGTAGGAAACTGTACACAAGAATGTTTGTCAATAACTGCAGCAAAGCCGCTGTCAGGTACAACCATTGTATTCATTCAATTTGATTGATTTATGAGACATTTCTTGGATTTAGTGATATATGTACTCATTTTATTAATGGACCTGTCTTATCCTGGCTTTTTACAAATAATCCATAAAGAAATCTCAAGAATCAGCTTCATGCCTCTGGGTCTCCTGACCCTACCTACACAGGAGATTTGCTTACAGAGTCATTCATACAACTTCCCAAGGAGCTCCTTTAGCCtgggctccagccctgctgctctgcattgcaGTAGTAGTGGTGTAACAGTGGTGTTTGTGCTGCTTTACTTCCTTGAGGTTAGCTGGGCAAACAGTAGCCTTCCCCTATGGGCTAACTCCtgcctttattttgtttacagTGATGATGACCTTATACCTTACGACATGTCAGAGGATAAAGAACTGAAGAAGACTAAGGCACCGATGTATATTCGAGATTGTATTGAAGGTATGAGATTTTGGGCTGAgtcttcatctttttcttactgttttggGGAGAGTGGTCTCATTAGGTTTGTTTTTATCGGAGCTAATCCAgagaagctgtatttttttcagttatctgGGCACAAGTGCTGAACTGTCATTCATAAAGAACTGCAGTCTAGCTCCTAATGCTGGTTGTGTGCTGGGTCAGCTGTGCCTTCCTATAAGAAGACAAACTGCTGTCAGAGGAAAGTTAGGGCATATACCTGGGCAGAACCATTCTGTTAATATCTTGCCTGCCTTCTGTTTGCCTTCAGTCCTGACAGGTTCTGAAGATCTGGACAAATGGGAAGAAGCTGTCAAGGCTCTTGAGAGCTTGGTTCGAAGGAATCCAGCGGCAGCAAGAGAGGTGAAGCAGTGTGAGCTAATAATTAGCAGTGGGCTCTGGTACAGGGCTGCCCTTTGCCCTTGTGAGGAGATCAGTTTTCCCAGCAGAGCAACCCACTGAGCTAATGCGTGTCTGAATTTTGAGCTTTCAGCTTGGGAAGGGAAATAGAAGGAAATAGGTGCTTTTGAGCTGAGGCTACAGAGCACAAAGAAGTAGGCAAAAGTGAAGGCAGCACTGTGGCACTGAGCAGcttcagcactgaaaaagaaatgtttgcaaGTAGACCTTGCCAGTCACTTGGGCAGCAGGGCAAGTTCCATGCTTTGTGCTGGGCAGaaaaagctttggaaaagcAACACATAGAGCAGCCATGAATCCTatagataaaataattttaattttggatGTAATTGAAACTGAATTGAAATTGAATTAATTGGTATTTcccaacaaaaatgaaataaaaccaaatggACTTCCTCTCTTTGCTTGTACAAATGTAGCTCCTTAACAAGGGAGCAGGTGGGTTGTATTATTAAGATTTTTAATCTTGTGTGAAAGGAACTTAGGTCAAAGATGCTGATATGATGATTGCACACAACGACCTGGCAGGGAACACCTAAACATGGGATTTAATTCATGACTTGTAGTGACAGGTCTTCCTGTCTCGCAATGTTAACGTTTGTCTAAAAAgccaaagtgaaaaatgaacatGGATAGAGAAATGAGCTTAgggttttgttctgtgttttgagAAATCCATCTTGATGATATTTATCTTAATGTGTTATTTCTCCCTCGTGAGTAAAGGGCATGTTGTTACCTATATTGTTCCCTCTGTGCTAAGGCATTAGGAGTGGAAGGTGGATGGTAAAACCTGTGAGAAGCATAACACCTGCAGTGACATGATTCCTGTTGTCTTATTTTGAGCAGGTTAGCGTGGAGCTGGCAAAAATACTGTTGCATCTGGAGGAGAAGACCTGCCTGGAAGGCTTCGCAGAGCTTCGTCAGAAGGCACAAGTAGCTGTTTTAACCACTGATCCAATACCTGTTAGTCCCTCTTActgcttccttttttccagttgaGGCACAGGCAAAAACTTAAGGAGGTGAAATCTCTTGCTAGTTTGGTAAAAGCAGCTTCAGAGTGTGAAGAGCTGGTTCAAATCTGGCAGTGCCTCAGAGATGGGCTATGCACTGAAGGATCTGGAATGGATAACAAAcaacaggaaagcagaagctTGTTCAAGAGCTGTAACAGGCTAAAGGACATTGTGTGTATGGGTGTACCTGATGGGGCAAATTAGATAAGGACTTCTTGCATTAAAGGAAGATGGCTTTATGTAGGAGGAAGCTGAGGCACACTGGGCTTCTCTATAAGAAGCCTGGTGTTTGTAATCGGCTGTTTGAATACCTCTGCGTAGGGGGAAGAGAAGAATAGCAAAGTCCCATTAGTTGTTTACTTCCTTTGGGAGAAACTAGAAGTGGAAGTGTTTGATTTCCCCTATTCATAGAGTGCTCTTCTTCTCCAATCTCAGAATCTTGTTGTTAGCTAACAGGAAAATGGACATTGCCTCAGATGGAGAATTTAGAATGTTTAGAATGAGTAGAAAGGCTGTTTACAGATTGGGCTCACTGCTCCTTGATTTTTCTGCACAGGTAGCGCAGTACTTGACCTCCCAGTTCTATTCTCTGAACTACAGTCTTCGTCAGCGCATGGATATTCTCGATGTAAGtgctcttctctttgctttccacttcTGCTATGTCTTTGTTGCACCAGTGCAGTGTCCCTAAGATGTAGTGGGGTGACCTTTattccttgtaggagaggtgaGGAGGAAGCAAAGGCATGGGAATCTCTTAGTTACTATTTGAGCCTGCCATTCCTCTCTTGCTCTTAACTCTGTTATATTTGAATTAAGCAGCAGTTGTTGCctacagaatgaaaaatgcatgaTGATCTTTTGCCATAAAGCAGCCACTTTCTCCTGATGTCATCATTCTGGGATCTCTTTTTGAAAGTCAGCAGTCTGCCTGTGCCTCTTTCCATGTCATGTTACTGAAAAAggagctgctgttctgtttcaggGCAGAGTTTGGACCGTTACCTCAGAGTCCATTGACTGGGTTTAAATTGCTTGCCTTGCAGTTCTTAGTTCTAAACTTGTGTCTTTCTGCCTTGCTGTTCCTGTTGGTTTGGGTGCATGTTAACTTGTTTTCTCAGTACAGAGATTATCCCTATTTTAACACAACAACCCTCCTTTTCATCTAGGTACTGGTTTTAGCAGCTCAGGAACTGTCCTGTGCCAAAGGCCATGGGAAGACCAAACATTCTGGTGCCCAAAACCCTCGTATCCAGCTCCTTCCTGAGAGTGGCAGCTCCAAGGACTGGAGAAGAATTGTTGATGAGAGAATCAAAAGCAAGACAAGGAGGTTTGCTAAGGTGAGGCCATGGCAGAAACAAATGTCAAATCCAGCAGAAACAAGGACAGGAGAGGTTGCTGTAGTCTTATCTATAAAGAGCAAAATACACGTGAAATTGAGCCCAATCCAAAGGCAGGACTGGATAACTTAAAATGTCAGTTTCACTTTAGTATTTTGCTAAACTTTTTCCATAGGAAGTACCAAATCCTGTAGTCCTCTCCCAGGAGGAGAATGAGAATAAATCTTGGTCTCCTTGTCTCGCATTGAAGGATAGCTCTGGCTGTTCTTTGCATGTTCTGAACTTTGCTGGccactgcagggagctgtggcTGCACCTCAGAGATCCCAAAGCATCCTCCTTCAGTGCAGCTGCATTTGGAGTGGACTGTCTCAGACTTCCTCCCTTTCTCAGGGAGATAAATTGTTGCCAGTTTCCTAGGTCCTGTGACTCCCCAGTGGTTCATCCTGGAGGACTTGCTTTCCAAAACtcccttcttctttcttatatgtAACCCAGCAGTACTGAGATATATTCTAGTGAAACATTTGGATGTGTGAGAGGATCTGAAGTGGAGAGTGAGTTGACTGGCCTGGAAACAAGCAGCCATAGGTGTTCAAGTAAGCAGTAGCTGACAGTGGGATGGCTGCAGTAGATGAACGTAGAACTGTGGTCCTGCATCTCGTGtctaaactttatttttcttttggacaGGGGCAGACTCAAGTGGAACAGCCTTCTGGTCCAAATGAGTTCAATTCTCTTGCTGGACACTTCTTTTTTCCGTTGATCCAGAACTTTGACAGGTGAGTGAACATCTTTGGATGCGGGCTTGACAACTCAAGCTTGAATCTCTTGCTTGTTCTGCTTGTCTCAGAACAGCAGAATAGAGCCTAGAAGTTGTGTGGGAATCTTGTGACAGCACACTGATGCCTGGCTCATGGATAAAGCATACTGAGGAAGATTTTCTGCTCTTCCACTTATCCGATGCAGTTTTCTTGGATGGGAATGTGTGAGACCTTGCAATAAGTGAATGCATTACTAAGCATAGCCTGTCAGCAGGTCCACAGGGTGATGATTTTTGGAGTATCCAACAGCACCTTGGCTGGCCTTGAGGAGTTCGTACAAAGCCACAGAACTCAGGCTGCTCTCTTTAACAGAAATTAACTGCATCATGTTACAGGACACGTATTATTGTCAATCACTCAAGTCTTTGTTTACCGAAGGAAGGGTCAGTCATTGATTCCACAGGAATCAAGATTCTTGTAATATCTGTCTTAATGGTTTGTTTCTAGGATGGCAGCACTGCTAGCTTTTGCATGCAGTTCTTTCTCATAAAGCTAGGCTGCTGGTCAAGCAAGTGATCCTCACTGGAGAGGATGTTTCTGGTCTGGGAGCAAGCAGCTTGGTCTGTATTGGACTCTGTGAAGTGACTGCTGTTTTAGGAATTCAGTTTTGTGTGTGACAGTTTGCTTTTCACAACCACCCCAACCATTCCAGAGATCATCTCTGTCACTGTTTCAGAACTGTGTCTTGCACTTGCAGACCTTTGTCAACGTTTGATCTCCTGGGGGAAGATCACTTTGTCCTTGGAAGACTGGTCCACACTTTAGCAGTCCTGATGTACCTGGCTGTCAACACCATGGTAAGGAAGGCTGTGTGGGGGGAGTTCCAGCCTGGGAGCTCAGAGGTGCTGTCAGACACAGCAGTGGGCTCTGGGGCCTGCAGTGAGTTTGGGTCACGTGCTGAGGAGTCCTCAAAGGGCTGAGAAAAGATGATCAGAAAGGAGGTGTGGGATTCAGGCATCCCTGcacttccttctgctgcttctggtAGTTTTTCTTTCGACTCCTATGGGAAGCTGAGCACATCAATTCTTTTGGCTgcctcagttttctcttctgtaaaataattgTTAACCCTGACGTTCACAGCAATGTGTCTCAAGATCCAGTCTTTTGAAGTGATGTGAATGTGAAGGTATTCAGTGTTTGTCATAATCCTGTTTTACAGGCAGTTACTGCAATGGGAAAGGCACTGCTGGAGTTTGTTTGGGCTCTGCGTTTCCACACTGACTCGTGAGTTGTAGCTGTGtgcatttgcttttaaagatcCTTTGTGAAGGCCAGCCACAGCCTGTCCTTGTCCTTGTCCAGCACCTGGCTGGGAATGCCAATGACTTCACCAGTTCTCAATGCTGACCTCTGGCTCTGTGCTCCTTTGAGCATTGCTAGAGTGTGTAATGAAATCATGGCTTTAATGTCAAACAAACAGGTATTTAGGTGGCGTCTTCTAGTGTGGAGGTACAATCATTGCCTATAAAAAACATGGCACATTGCTCCAACTATCCTTGTAATGTTTTCAGCTGAAGAAGCTCAGAGAACTTTAGATGCAGCTCCAGCATTCAACTTGAAAGGAAATTAACACATAGCTAAAATGCTGTAAACACACAAGATCTATTTTAACTTCAGACTTTTCCAGGTCTCTGTGTTCTGCTATGCACACTGAGCCCATGTGTGGAGGGGCTCTGTATGTGAGTGGCATGCCAGCTGCTACATAATTACACTCCTAATTAGTAGGAAGGTGGCAATGGTTATCACAATaagtctggatgaggagctatgagatatggtttgGTGGcctgtggtagcaatggtagtgggaggatggttggagtagatgatcttgtaggtcctttccaaccttgtgattctatgattctataatcacAGATAGTGGAAACTGGAGAAGCCTTGAGGTGAGCCATAAGAAACAACTCAAGGTAGAGCAGGAAGCTACAGGTTCTGACTGGTTTGCCTTTCTCCAACAGGTACGTGCGCCAGGGGCTTCTGTCCTGTGTCTCCTCCATACTCCTCAGTGTCCCTGCAGAGCATCTTCTGCAAGATGTGACAGAGGAACTTCTGGAGACTCGGTCCTGGCTGGAAGGTGAGACGTGGTGGGGAATGTCAGTGTTTTTCTGGCTAGTGCTGCAGTTTGCATCTCTTTAAAAGTGTGGCTGCAGCAGTAGTGTGCTTGTCGTGCACCACACTGGCATGATAAACATACTCACTGCTTGCCTCTAAGTCTGGGGCAGATGGCAGAGCACACCGTGTGCTGTAGAGATGTATTGTAGAGATATCTAAAGCACAAGCTGAGAGGTGTGTGAGGCATCTCACACTTTAGAACAGTTGCCAaacaaatatcccagaatatGCTGTGCACTCCCTTCTCTGCCTAAGCCTCCAAGCACTCCTCTCATGAAGCTGCAGAACGCTGTCACGTTGCAGCCAGGCAGTGACTAACCAGCAGTGACGTGCAAGGCTTATGTGGCTGTTTTATGCTATGTGCACATTCTATAGGAGGAGGAAGAGCCCCATCTCCTGACATCCTATTGCTGAAGGAAATAACAGCCTGTGAAAGAGAGCAGCTTGTGCTGAACAATGTGTGCGAACTCCAATTTTTATGAGTAGTGCACAGCTAGAACTGCACAAGTGCATGGTTGCGTATTGCAGTGTGCTGCAAGCACAAGAGGAAATGATGCTGTGTGATCTGTGCTCCTGGAGCCTGCACTGTTCTGTGTGGCCCTTGTGTGACTCCCTGGGTTGGTTTCCTTCACCATTGCCCCTCTTGGTGAGCTGGCTTCCcccagggagcaggcaggaagCAGCACTGACACAGGCGGCCTCTGATCCTCACAGGTTGCAGAACTCTGTGGCCTTTAAGAGAAAGAGAGCTGCCTTGTGGGGCCAAAAGCTTTACTTTCCCCATGACATGGTACGCTCTGAAGAATCTGCTTGTCTCTTTGCTGTTAACCACTGCTATTACCAAGTAAAGCCTTTCCAGGAATGCTGTGGCCCTCTTTTCAGAATGAGGGGTGTGTGTAGTCTGGTTTTAATGAGTTGGAAGGAGGAGAACAGGGTTAGCAGCATTTTTTGTGTCTGTAGGTCGTGTAGTAGGCTTTTCATGTGGTGCTGTTGACTGCTGTTGAGTGCGACAGCTCCTGGTGGGAATGCATAAGCTCACATGATGTATTCGAAACCTTAAAGAACACAACTCTGCTCCACGTGTAGCCAGATATCATTGAAGTGCCACTTAAAACTTGTGTCCTTATGGAGCTTCTTCCTGAAACACAAGTTCTTGGGCTGTGGCTTTGCTATTTCTTGTAGGATTGTTGGTAAAAGAGCTCTCCCTGGGAGGTTCTGGGCTCTTCCTTGCTGCTCTTGCAGATGAGGTCAGGCATTAGAGACCTGCCTTTGTGACAGTCACGTCTGAGGGGAATACCTGAGCGTTTCTAGGAAACTACGCCTTCAAAGGCAGCTGCTAAGGAATTGAGGGaacttccccccccccccccctccagcCTTGCAAGTGCTGTGGAGCTGTCATGGTAAGTTTATTTGATGAAATGAGCTGGGTGTATCTTAGTACCCCCTAAGTGGCAGCAATTCAAGGCCTGTGCTTGTGCAATTAGAAGCAGTGCCAACATCAGTCTCTTAGCTTATGAGCTTGCAGTAAGCTGTCTTGTAGCCTTCCCGTTTTCTCCTTCTGTAAGAGGGAGTGTGGAAACACTGCAGAGAAGCTCTCCCTGAGTTTATAAATAGCTCTGCTCAATCTGAATGAGTCATGTGTTTGGGCTGAcagtgctgggctctgagcacacTGCTTGTGCGTACAGGATATCCTTGCACAGGCTCTCTGCTCTTCCAGGCTCCCCCTGCTCAGACATCCTGCGTGCATCCTGGTTTGTGCTTTGCAGGCTCGGTAAGGGCCCCTGAAATAACAGCTGCTTGAAGCAGCTTCGTCCCCTCCCTTTCATTCTCCATAAAGCATAAAAAATTTACTCGTTTAGTAGAAGaccagcagaaggaaaattatGTTAAAGAAGCAGGCATTGAAGTTCCTTTCCTCCAGTTCAAGAGTGCTGTGACTACATTTCAGGAGGAAGCACTGAGCAGTTGTTTAGGAATTGCAGAACGGAGACTTTAGGCTTCTGAGTCAGTGTATTTTTAACTGCAGACTGTATTCATGCCAGTGGATGGGCTACAGAATGGTTCTGGGTAGCTCAAGGGGAGAAGTGTGAATTCTGGCATGGCGAATGTTTTGCTGTTGCCTTCAGTGCTGTGATGGTCAGTGTAACATTACAGACAGTTGGGTGAAGAGCAGTGTTTTACTCCATTTTCCAACTTAACCTTGGCATGTTCTTTTACAGATGTGGTAGAGAAAGATCCAGATGGGGACTGCAGGAGGCTGGCCTTGCAGAACTTGCTACTAATGGAGA comes from Meleagris gallopavo isolate NT-WF06-2002-E0010 breed Aviagen turkey brand Nicholas breeding stock chromosome 16, Turkey_5.1, whole genome shotgun sequence and encodes:
- the TELO2 gene encoding telomere length regulation protein TEL2 homolog isoform X1, translating into MPHLTDLTKSDCIWQRICWRLVECVPERWMEAVVLGFVQRAPGADVLSRLLGNLVVKNKKAQFVVTQKMLLLQYGYTTAVLQNLLGYLSLDSLRRALLIKVLHELLETWGSSSAVKHSPVEQQQYISKAILICLSHLKEPEIESCRQELLTSMMEGVKCHLDSSLPQIRRLGMIVAESISSKVNTDGPVLQFQYEEDDEARELKSLLVQAAPLSVLPGLPDNENENADAALPPVLESNRKSPTATTHVMPDEESDAELDSDDDLIPYDMSEDKELKKTKAPMYIRDCIEVLTGSEDLDKWEEAVKALESLVRRNPAAAREVSVELAKILLHLEEKTCLEGFAELRQKAQVAVLTTDPIPVAQYLTSQFYSLNYSLRQRMDILDVLVLAAQELSCAKGHGKTKHSGAQNPRIQLLPESGSSKDWRRIVDERIKSKTRRFAKGQTQVEQPSGPNEFNSLAGHFFFPLIQNFDRPLSTFDLLGEDHFVLGRLVHTLAVLMYLAVNTMAVTAMGKALLEFVWALRFHTDSYVRQGLLSCVSSILLSVPAEHLLQDVTEELLETRSWLEDVVEKDPDGDCRRLALQNLLLMENLKKKLETAPS
- the TELO2 gene encoding telomere length regulation protein TEL2 homolog isoform X2, with translation MLLLQYGYTTAVLQNLLGYLSLDSLRRALLIKVLHELLETWGSSSAVKHSPVEQQQYISKAILICLSHLKEPEIESCRQELLTSMMEGVKCHLDSSLPQIRRLGMIVAESISSKVNTDGPVLQFQYEEDDEARELKSLLVQAAPLSVLPGLPDNENENADAALPPVLESNRKSPTATTHVMPDEESDAELDSDDDLIPYDMSEDKELKKTKAPMYIRDCIEVLTGSEDLDKWEEAVKALESLVRRNPAAAREVSVELAKILLHLEEKTCLEGFAELRQKAQVAVLTTDPIPVAQYLTSQFYSLNYSLRQRMDILDVLVLAAQELSCAKGHGKTKHSGAQNPRIQLLPESGSSKDWRRIVDERIKSKTRRFAKGQTQVEQPSGPNEFNSLAGHFFFPLIQNFDRPLSTFDLLGEDHFVLGRLVHTLAVLMYLAVNTMAVTAMGKALLEFVWALRFHTDSYVRQGLLSCVSSILLSVPAEHLLQDVTEELLETRSWLEDVVEKDPDGDCRRLALQNLLLMENLKKKLETAPS